A DNA window from Candidatus Bathyarchaeota archaeon contains the following coding sequences:
- a CDS encoding glycosyltransferase family 4 protein codes for MRICLVTRNIPGTGFPAAGGEVSSYYLAKRLADAGHKVFVVTRLPINQKPRIIKHGNLTVFYILSDPKIPIKPSIYTALNWASNIPQLTSIIEQIKPDIIHSYSIDMISRIRIITSDLKIPSIATINNHFLTCPFLHVDPDGDICIKCTSTTLAKCLTRRTPARFAVAEKMMQLIRKNIARGYDHYTVLSQSHKSILIQHRFPPRKITVIPNFIDVQEFQARAKKYADEIEQNLKLPKTKPIVTYVGYLREQKGVKYLIQAIPQILREHSNAYFLIVGPGPQRNELIQLATKIGVAGKTHFAEYVDPVKIPAVYYKSTIIVFPSIWPEPLGRVHLEAFA; via the coding sequence ATGAGAATATGCTTAGTTACACGGAACATTCCCGGAACAGGTTTTCCCGCGGCAGGCGGTGAAGTAAGTAGCTATTACCTTGCCAAGCGCCTCGCTGATGCTGGGCATAAAGTTTTCGTAGTTACACGTCTACCTATTAACCAAAAGCCAAGGATTATAAAACACGGAAATTTAACCGTGTTTTACATCCTTTCAGATCCGAAAATCCCTATTAAACCAAGCATATATACGGCGTTAAACTGGGCTAGCAACATTCCACAACTAACTTCAATAATAGAACAAATCAAACCTGACATCATTCACTCCTACAGCATCGACATGATCTCACGAATTCGTATAATTACAAGCGATTTAAAAATTCCAAGCATCGCCACAATCAACAACCATTTCCTCACCTGCCCCTTTCTACACGTTGACCCCGATGGTGACATCTGCATAAAATGTACATCCACAACCTTAGCTAAATGCCTCACTAGGCGGACGCCAGCTCGCTTTGCAGTTGCAGAAAAAATGATGCAATTAATTCGAAAAAACATCGCTAGGGGATACGATCATTATACAGTCTTATCCCAAAGTCATAAGTCAATTCTCATCCAGCATAGATTTCCACCCCGCAAGATTACTGTTATTCCAAACTTCATTGACGTCCAAGAATTCCAAGCTAGAGCAAAGAAGTACGCCGACGAAATTGAGCAAAATCTGAAACTACCAAAAACTAAGCCGATAGTCACTTACGTAGGATACCTCCGCGAACAGAAAGGCGTAAAATACCTAATCCAAGCCATCCCGCAAATTCTCCGCGAACATTCCAATGCCTACTTCCTCATAGTTGGACCTGGGCCTCAACGGAATGAACTAATTCAACTCGCCACCAAAATAGGAGTAGCTGGAAAAACCCATTTTGCCGAGTATGTTGATCCCGTAAAAATTCCAGCAGTATACTATAAGAGCACTATAATTGTTTTTCCATCAATCTGGCCTGAGCCACTGGGGCGTGTTCATCTTGAAGCTTTCGC
- a CDS encoding glycosyltransferase family 39 protein — MSLQKIFQRQCFPGILALLLILAFGTLVRVYVYGISGVDDRTYVAACGLILQGYQPYRDFFLAHPPLFFWLIAGLWKLLNLTDPYAMWNVGRCVAILAFLGVTTLVYMITYRVSRSRTAGLIAAALYQFSGHTLYFSVQTTPQLPAIFLSLLSLYLLLIGANLFYVGLTLGLASLTYLSALTVIPAYILYFILRKREGYLSIKGIVFAVIGFILPLISLTVFPAESLWRCLILFHTIKGTGLSITHLTKFVYIVAAEEFPIAVGLAGVVYAWLNPNPKGLLLSSAALLSLIPYFAQPIATAHVLIPAVPLFASLGSIPLPNLLTGGEQKRVVALFILAILIGGTYSTINEFQSVAADLERDKGSINATIRRLVRIVQKYTAPEDMVFSQNPIVPFIAKRPYPLLVDMTLTAEYAGVFTPQTVRKLLLDHQIKLVILLPEFEHELKTFLREQGYVRVERTGLYRIYLRIM, encoded by the coding sequence TTGAGCTTACAAAAAATTTTTCAAAGGCAATGCTTTCCCGGCATCTTGGCTCTTCTTCTGATTTTGGCATTTGGAACACTTGTCAGAGTTTACGTTTACGGTATCTCCGGTGTAGACGACCGCACGTACGTAGCTGCGTGTGGGCTTATTTTGCAAGGCTATCAGCCTTACCGAGATTTCTTCCTCGCCCATCCGCCCCTTTTTTTCTGGTTGATTGCAGGGCTGTGGAAGCTTCTTAACTTAACCGATCCCTACGCTATGTGGAATGTGGGAAGGTGCGTGGCTATACTTGCCTTTCTGGGCGTTACAACCCTGGTTTACATGATAACCTATAGAGTATCAAGAAGTCGAACCGCTGGATTAATCGCTGCAGCCCTTTACCAATTCAGTGGTCACACCTTATACTTCTCTGTCCAAACGACTCCTCAGCTTCCAGCAATTTTTCTTTCCTTGCTATCCCTATACCTGCTTCTGATAGGTGCCAATTTATTCTATGTTGGCTTAACCCTTGGGCTTGCCAGTCTGACTTACTTATCGGCTTTAACGGTAATTCCGGCCTATATCCTCTACTTTATCTTACGTAAACGGGAGGGATATCTTTCCATAAAAGGAATTGTATTTGCAGTAATAGGTTTCATATTGCCTTTAATTTCATTAACCGTGTTCCCGGCGGAGAGCTTATGGCGATGTCTCATCCTTTTCCATACGATCAAGGGTACCGGTTTGTCCATTACCCATCTTACCAAATTTGTTTATATTGTCGCCGCTGAGGAGTTTCCAATCGCTGTCGGTTTAGCTGGAGTGGTCTATGCATGGCTTAATCCCAATCCGAAAGGTCTTCTTCTTTCCTCCGCGGCTCTCCTCTCCTTAATACCTTATTTTGCTCAACCAATTGCAACTGCCCACGTATTGATTCCGGCGGTGCCATTATTTGCTTCACTTGGTTCGATTCCGCTTCCCAACCTTTTAACTGGTGGGGAACAAAAGCGAGTAGTCGCACTGTTCATACTTGCAATCCTTATTGGGGGAACATATAGCACAATTAACGAGTTTCAATCAGTAGCAGCGGATCTTGAACGTGACAAGGGCTCCATTAACGCTACAATTCGGCGGCTTGTTCGAATTGTCCAAAAATATACCGCGCCAGAAGACATGGTCTTCAGTCAAAACCCAATTGTCCCATTCATCGCAAAACGACCTTACCCACTCTTAGTCGATATGACCCTCACAGCTGAATATGCCGGTGTTTTCACACCGCAAACTGTTAGAAAACTTCTGCTTGATCACCAAATCAAACTCGTAATCCTTTTGCCAGAATTTGAACATGAACTTAAAACCTTTCTAAGGGAACAAGGCTATGTTCGAGTCGAGAGAACAGGACTATATCGCATATACCTAAGAATTATGTGA
- a CDS encoding glycosyltransferase family 39 protein — MTKQLIRGIAILRATCNNLVYLIPLGLILAVSFAIRIINLEAVLDRWTDSDVYLTTAMLAYKGFPLYREIFCSQPPLIVWTMLLAFRLFGMNSFVGGLVGVSFSILGILGVFLIAKKVSSWRAGLAATILLSFSPYYLWLSRSASNEIMFCALSTIAVYPFLVYLKGGNHKWLCGSGFLFGLCILAKFFAFFPLIVVAVYLAWKRDVKGICFFTISAFLPLLSLLTVDFRGLVENAIIYQLQKPPHTWLTKWRVTKEFLLSDPGLMVVGFVGIVYAFRQRDWLLWFMPFWFLVSFAGLVLQSELWFHHYINVLPPLAVLAGFMLDRTLFRYPPKAVGITLLIGLVLGASTVVNRDHYYLYSFPRVYGPYSDTYSTATLVQSLTKPNEFIISGDLLIPFLSDRPIPPFLTDLSWPRLQLGLVNSAMLIQACQTYNVKVIVRCGRLDYFSDFISYLHIYYERVAVIGSYWVYVRK, encoded by the coding sequence ATGACTAAACAGTTAATCCGAGGAATCGCTATTCTTAGAGCGACCTGTAACAATTTAGTTTATTTAATCCCCCTAGGTCTGATCCTAGCCGTTTCCTTTGCTATTCGCATAATTAACTTAGAGGCAGTCTTAGACCGCTGGACTGATAGTGATGTATACCTTACAACCGCCATGCTCGCGTATAAGGGGTTCCCTCTATACAGGGAGATTTTTTGTAGCCAACCACCCCTGATTGTCTGGACCATGCTTCTGGCTTTTCGCCTTTTCGGAATGAACAGTTTTGTAGGCGGACTGGTTGGAGTTTCTTTCTCTATCCTCGGAATACTCGGGGTATTTCTAATCGCGAAAAAAGTTTCAAGTTGGCGGGCAGGTTTAGCTGCGACTATCCTTCTCTCATTTTCTCCCTACTACCTATGGCTCTCCCGCTCCGCCTCAAATGAAATTATGTTCTGCGCATTAAGCACAATTGCGGTTTACCCGTTTCTGGTTTATCTTAAAGGTGGAAACCACAAATGGCTATGTGGATCCGGCTTTCTATTTGGACTTTGCATCTTGGCGAAGTTTTTTGCATTCTTTCCACTGATTGTGGTTGCCGTATACCTAGCTTGGAAGAGAGATGTTAAGGGAATTTGCTTCTTCACTATTTCGGCTTTTCTACCTTTACTCTCCCTTCTAACAGTGGATTTCCGGGGTTTAGTTGAGAACGCAATAATCTATCAATTACAGAAGCCCCCGCATACATGGTTAACGAAATGGCGGGTGACCAAGGAGTTTCTTCTAAGCGATCCGGGGTTAATGGTGGTAGGGTTTGTTGGCATAGTGTACGCTTTCCGTCAAAGGGATTGGCTTCTCTGGTTTATGCCGTTCTGGTTTTTAGTTTCCTTTGCGGGGTTGGTCCTGCAGTCCGAATTGTGGTTCCACCACTACATCAATGTGCTACCGCCATTGGCTGTGCTGGCTGGCTTTATGTTGGATCGGACCCTATTCAGATATCCGCCAAAGGCGGTTGGAATAACCCTGCTGATAGGGTTAGTTTTAGGCGCTTCAACCGTAGTGAATCGAGACCACTACTATCTTTACTCATTCCCAAGGGTTTACGGCCCCTATTCAGATACATATTCAACCGCGACCCTTGTTCAAAGTTTGACGAAACCAAACGAGTTTATCATAAGTGGGGATTTGCTAATTCCATTTTTATCCGATCGCCCGATTCCACCATTTTTAACAGACTTGAGTTGGCCTCGCCTTCAACTGGGACTGGTAAACTCAGCTATGCTCATTCAAGCATGTCAGACATACAATGTTAAGGTGATTGTCAGATGTGGTCGCTTAGACTATTTCAGCGATTTCATAAGTTACTTGCACATATACTAT